A single genomic interval of Pochonia chlamydosporia 170 chromosome 7, whole genome shotgun sequence harbors:
- a CDS encoding major facilitator superfamily transporter (similar to Metarhizium robertsii ARSEF 23 XP_007816206.1), protein MLHPQGRRTLISRPRLRSLLIIILAALSVYFLVFSGPSPRLQIVPYNKSGHADKPNPTQDNKNAKQDEKSPPIPKPEDVALKPDPGHHHEEPTGTRAGWEIDIEDLTYWSDPDDKETNDDVLPGYETDGTHREAGDVARLQHEKDLRKMWRYAYKTTSKLANSNLVYGNTLNQLILKDNRTEEQSKYLREDPNVKFNLNEDQPVRFNPYPDYNGDEWKKNGHAPYVPCKGPTGEFVEDLLVYRGRPARWPQTKFGGYDLFGIDPNLCWERDSRLGQYGLWEMKKKVGGSYQTINWDNINWGELQQHCLKQNADRFDMTMSNKNPYLNNYAETRQPAPPPSEQKDNKEVTHTKSEQPKSDTPKIKGRSVAAKRGEVTKESRTAVLLRSYTGMKYSDNDRQVIRALVSELSLKTGGQYEVFLLVHSKNQSLPIFDDDELYQTVLKENVPAEFHGITVLWNDHQVWDVYPELKDEYARAVHSAQWLSVQKFSQDHPQFDQIWNWEMDFRYTGHHYDLLEKISAFAKKQPRKYLWERNERYYIPEYHGDYDSSFREDVAKKRGNNTIWGPPDLPFIKPVGPKPPVASHEEDNYEWGVGEEADFISVGPIFDPVGSQWIISNHVWGYSDANHKSTDLPRRTTIVTQSRISKRLLDIMHVENLRGQHVASEMTAQTVALLHGLKTVFAPHPVFMDRDWKGGFLNNWFNPGPAGESGGRGSPFGWGRERRFQGTTWYYRAEPPNRLYNNWMGWVDTDIGGFDWEKKHGRPCLPSVMLHPIKNTKPTKPGHKSGFELAIG, encoded by the exons ATGCTACATCCTCAAGGAAGACGGACTCTGATATCTCGGCCACGCCTGAGGTCTCTCCTCATCATTATTCTGGCGGCGCTTTCGGTTTATTTTTTGGTCTTTAGTGGTCCATCGCCGCGGCTGCAGATTGTTCCCTATAATAAGAGTGGGCACGCGGACAAACCAAACCCGACGCAAGACAACAAAAATGCCAAGCAGGACGAAAAGTCCCCGCCTATCCCCAAACCGGAAGACGTCGCCCTCAAACCCGACcctggccatcaccatgaagAGCCTACTGGGACTCGCGCGGGTTGGGAGATTGACATTGAGGATTTGACCTACTGGTCTGATCCCGACGACAAGGAAACAAATGACGACGTCCTGCCGGGATACGAAACGGACGGCACACATCGAGAAGCTGGCGATGTTGCGAGACTACAGCACGAGAAAGACTTGCGAAAGATGTGGCGCTACGCTTACAAAACTACCTCCAA GCTCGCGAACTCAAACTTGGTCTATGGCAACACTCTTAACCAACTTATTCTGAAGGATAATCGAACCGAAGAACAGAGCAAGTACCTGCGGGAAGACCccaatgtcaagttcaatttgAACGAGGATCAACCTGTGCGATTCAACCCGTATCCAGACTACAATGGCGACGAATGGAAGAAAAATGGGCACGCACCTTACGTGCCTTGCAAGGGTCCCACTGGCGAATTCGTCGAAGACCTTCTCGTTTACCGTGGCCGCCCGGCGAGGTGGCCTCAGACCAAGTTTGGGGGCTATGACTTGTTCGGCATTGATCCCAACTTGTGCTGGGAACGTGACAGTCGACTGGGCCAATACGGACTCTGGGAGATGAAAAAGAAGGTTGGCGGATCGTACCAAACAATCAACTGGGATAACATTAATTGGGGCGAACTGCAACAGCATTGTCTTAAGCAGAATGCTGACCGTTTCGACATGACCATGAGCAACAAGAACCCATACCTGAACAACTACGCCGAGACTCGTCAGCCCGCACCGCCGCCATCGGAGCAGAAGGATAACAAAGAGGTCACTCACACCAAGTCGGAGCAGCCCAAATCAGACACCCCCAAAATCAAAGGACGCTCCGTTGCTGCCAAGCGTGGAGAAGTTACCAAGGAGTCGCGAACTGCCGTTCTTCTTAGATCTTACACTGGGATGAAATATAGCGACAACGACAGACAGGTCATTCGTGCTCTGGTCAGCGAGCTCAGTCTCAAGACCGGTGGTCAGTACGAAGTCTTTCTCTTGGTTCATTCTAAGAATCAAAGTCTCCCGATCtttgatgacgacgagcttTACCAAACTGTTTTGAAGGAGAATGTACCTGCGGAATTCCATGGCATCACTGTGCTGTGGAACGACCATCAGGTGTGGGATGTGTACCCGGAGCTGAAGGATGAGTATGCACGGGCAGTCCACAGCGCTCAGTGGCTATCGGTGCAGAAGTTCAGCCAGGACCACCCACAGTTCGACCAGATTTGGAACTGGGAAATGGATTTCCGATACACTGGGCACCATTATGACCTCCTTGAGAAGATATCCGCATTTGCAAAGAAACAGCCACGCAAGTATCTGTGGGAGAGAAACGAGCGCTACTACATTCCTGAATATCACGGTGATTATGACTCGTCCTTCCGTGAGGACGTTGCCAAGAAACGAGGTAACAACACCATTTGGGGACCTCCCGACCTACCATTTATCAAGCCAGTCGGCCCCAAGCCTCCTGTGGCGTCGCATGAAGAGGATAACTATGAATGGGGTGTTGGCGAAGAAGCCGACTTCATTAGTGTTGGCCCTATTTTTGATCCCGTTGGCAGCCAGTGGATTATTTCCAACCACGTATGGGGATACAGCGATGCAAACCACAAGTCAACTGATTTGCCTCGTCGCACGACTATTGTGACACAATCTCGAATTTCGAAGCGTCTCCTTGACATCATGCATGTCGAGAATCTACGCGGTCAGCATGTTGCGTCTGAGATGACGGCACAAACTGTTGCTCTACTTCATGGCCTGAAGACAGTCTTCGCTCCTCACCCCGTGTTTATGGATCGAGATTGGAAAGGAGGCTTCCTCAATAATTGGTTCAACCCTGGACCTGCTGGTGAATCTGGCGGTCGCGGCTCGCCTTTTGGTTGGGGAAGAGAGCGCCGTTTCCAAGGTACCACCTGGTATTACCGTGCCGAACCACCGAACCGACTGTACAACAACTGGATGGGGTGGGTTGATACTGATATTGGTGGATTTGACTGGGAGAAGAAACATGGTCGCCCTTGTTTGCCATCTGTGATGCTTCACCCCATCAAGAACACAAAACCAACAAAGCCTGGCCACAAGTCGGGTTTCGAGTTGGCTATTGGTTAA
- a CDS encoding LIM domain-containing protein (similar to Metarhizium acridum CQMa 102 XP_007810646.1) — MALPRESTFLPTIKCSLCGNPVEISKMGDHLCPGPTAELSPPPEADEEFESRFDNKPTHRKYGHTPPPVDTGVMGQAYMHRGQLTPVSQPSDSRNTSPKYIDRRASPRRTDDPFSARQDMTDGWQTPLSATQPGRPGGYGGFDEPNKEISDRPLGGGVLERVNTAVPGPFDPLRRPSTAKNSYPQRKDSLEKWIPPPDEPVLPKPPRKNGYEGFGAPKTSLNAPAALGRSETFPKPSPTTDHFQAQWSPPVPGSRPERSRTAAGYGHDRKKSLGPDVSRRPPPRTSLVPEHKLRNSGSVDLAAEFGIGNPYHTPTESTVSGYSDFSVESGTTAPTSPGYSPTYQEDRSRGSDETNWMEKTSKSKGLRIDPSAAATQRFAPQMVETPRGISPRDEQFDVAFSGSQRGPPSRGAYGSPPRQNGGYMRADPRSDFGRMGSASPSRQNPRERQGSRDPMSVPSRGDCKACGIAIRGKSISSADGRLTGKYHKACFVCTTCSEPFSSSVFYVLDDKPYCNQHYHKLNGSLCGSCGRGIEGQYAEDEMRVKYHVGCFRCLDCGVSLSDGYFEVDGYSYCERDAWKRVQPPPPPPQPEPETYRTGPPRGAFGARNPQGLPARPTPRFGQGGRPHPPPPNGVPNGGRLGVGVDQRLRMNKRMTRLGNMN, encoded by the exons ATGGCACTACCAAGGGAGTCGACATTTTTGCCGACAATTAAATGTTCCTTATGTGGAAATCCGGTGGAAATTTCCAAAATGGGGGATCACCTTTGCCCTGGTCCAACAGCAGAGT TGTCACCACCTCCggaagcagatgaagaaTTTGAGAGTCGGTTTGATAACAAGCCGACACACCGCAAATATGGTCACACACCACCTCCAGTCGATACAGGTGTCATGG GGCAAGCGTACATGCACAGAGGCCAATTGACTCCTGTGAGCCAGCCGAGTGACTCACGGAACACATCTCCAAAGTACATTGACAGGCGCGCAAGTCCTCGCAGAACGGATGACCCTTTCAGCGCTCGGCAGGACATGACCGATGGTTGGCAGACACCGCTGTCAGCTACTCAACCGGGGCGACCCGGGGGTTATGGCGGATTTGATGAACCAAATAAAGAAATATCTGACAGACCATTAGGGGGAGGGGTTTTAGAACGAGTGAATACTGCAGTTCCGGGTCCATTCGACCCGCTGAGACGGCCATCAACCGCTAAGAATTCATATCCTCAACGAAAAGACTCTCTCGAAAAATGGATTCCTCCCCCAGACGAGCCTGTACTGCCCAAACCGCCTCGAAAGAATGGATATGAAGGGTTTGGAGCGCCAAAGACCAGTTTAAATGCTCCGGCAGCTCTCGGTCGGTCTGAAACCTTTCCTAAGCCGTCGCCAACAACCGACCATTTTCAGGCACAGTGGTCTCCGCCAGTCCCAGGATCTCGCCCAGAGCGCTCACGAACTGCGGCTGGTTACGGTCATGATCGTAAGAAATCATTGGGTCCAGATGTATCACGAAGACCTCCGCCTCGGACTAGCTTGGTCCCCGAACACAAACTTAGGAACTCAGGCTCCGTTGACCTGGCCGCAGAGTTTGGAATTGGAAACCCATACCACACACCAACTGAGTCTACTGTATCTGGATATTCAGACTTTAGCGTGGAGAGTGGAACTACAGCACCTACCAGTCCTGGTTATTCACCAACCTATCAAGAGGACCGAAGCAGGGGAAGCGATGAAACGAACTGGATGGAAAAAACCTCGAAGTCCAAAGGCTTGCGTATCGATCCGTCGGCTGCCGCTACCCAACGATTTGCTCCGCAAATGGTCGAAACGCCTCGCGGTATTTCCCCGAGAGACGAGCAATTTGATGTTGCATTTTCAGGTAGCCAGCGTGGACCGCCTTCCAGAGGAGCGTATGGCTCCCCTCCGCGTCAGAATGGTGGTTACATGCGAGCAGATCCCAGAAGCGACTTTGGGCGGATGGGGTCAGCGTCCCCTAGCCGACAAAATCCTCGAGAGCGCCAGGGATCGCGTGATCCAATGTCCGTGCCTTCACGAGGAGACTGTAAAGCCTGTGGAATAGCTATCAGAGGAAAGAGTATTTCTTCAGCGGACGGCAGACTGACCGGCAAGTACCACAAGGCTTGCTTTGTTTGCACTACTTGCTCTGAGCCTTTCTCGTCTTCCGTCTTCTATGTGCTTGATGACAAACCCTACTGTAACCAGCATTATCACAAGCTAAATGGCAGTCTCTGTGGTAGCTGTGGACGTGGCATCGAGGGACAATATGCCGAGGACGAAATGAGAGTCAAATATCACGTCGGCTGCTTCCGATGCTTGGACTGTGGCGTGTCTCTGTCAGACGGTTACTTCGAAGTTGACGGATACTCGTACTGTGAGCGAGATGCCTGGAAGCGCGTTCAACCTCCGCCACCTCCACCgcagccagagccagaaacATATCGAACTGGACCACCCCGTGGTGCTTTCGGTGCTCGAAACCCCCAAGGTCTTCCTGCTCGCCCAACACCTCGTTTCGGACAAGGTGGACGACCCCATCCGCCGCCACCGAACGGTGTTCCCAACGGGGGACGCCTCGGCGTCGGTGTAGACCAAAGGCTCAGAATGAACAAGCGCATGACACGCTTGGGAAACATGAATTAG